In the genome of Streptomyces globosus, one region contains:
- a CDS encoding rodlin has product MLKKIMTAAAVTAAAVGAGAAVAAPAMAIGNDNGVNTVNGNGSQQIYGNQKTAGDMSPQLSLVQGTLNKPCVGLPVKVNAQSILALVNVGVQDINVLSNPMNQQCVENSTQAKGDEPLSHILSNIPVLSGNASVGS; this is encoded by the coding sequence ATGCTCAAGAAGATCATGACTGCCGCCGCGGTCACCGCCGCCGCCGTCGGTGCGGGCGCTGCCGTTGCCGCTCCGGCCATGGCCATCGGCAACGACAACGGGGTCAACACCGTCAACGGCAACGGCTCCCAGCAGATCTACGGCAACCAGAAGACCGCCGGCGACATGAGCCCGCAGCTCAGCCTGGTCCAGGGCACCCTCAACAAGCCCTGCGTCGGCCTGCCGGTCAAGGTCAACGCCCAGTCGATCCTCGCGCTCGTCAACGTCGGCGTCCAGGACATCAACGTCCTGTCCAACCCGATGAACCAGCAGTGCGTCGAGAACTCGACCCAGGCCAAGGGCGACGAGCCGCTCTCCCACATCCTGAGCAACATCCCGGTCCTGTCCGGCAACGCCTCCGTCGGCAGCTGA
- a CDS encoding chaplin encodes MNSAKKAALVLASAGLAAAGATGTALADSTAEGAAVGSPGVLSGNLVQVPVHVPVNVCGNTVNIIALLNPAFGNTCVNA; translated from the coding sequence ATGAACTCTGCCAAGAAGGCCGCCCTGGTCCTGGCCTCCGCCGGTCTCGCCGCGGCGGGCGCCACCGGTACCGCCCTCGCCGACTCGACGGCCGAGGGTGCGGCCGTGGGCTCGCCGGGCGTGCTCTCGGGCAACCTCGTTCAGGTCCCGGTCCACGTTCCGGTGAACGTCTGCGGCAACACCGTGAACATCATCGCCCTGCTGAACCCGGCGTTCGGCAACACCTGCGTCAACGCCTGA
- a CDS encoding vitamin K epoxide reductase family protein, with product MATKTVGVPRQQARAATRRQGEPSPAPRALAWLLVLTGAAGVLASWVITLDKFLLLEDPDFKPACSLNPVVSCGSVMQSDQAAVFGFPNPMLGLVAFGAVVCAGAGLLAGARYRTWFWLGLNAGCAFGVGFCTWLMVQSLYEINALCLWCCLTWVATLLMFWAVTAHTVRTGALPAPGPVRGFFAEFAWAPPALHIGIIGMLVLTRWWDFWTG from the coding sequence ATGGCAACGAAAACAGTGGGCGTCCCCCGCCAGCAGGCGCGGGCCGCCACCCGTCGGCAAGGTGAACCGTCCCCGGCCCCCCGGGCGTTGGCCTGGCTGCTCGTCCTCACCGGCGCCGCCGGGGTGCTGGCCTCCTGGGTGATCACCCTCGACAAGTTCCTGCTGCTGGAGGACCCGGACTTCAAGCCGGCGTGCAGCCTCAACCCGGTGGTCTCCTGCGGCAGCGTCATGCAGAGCGACCAGGCGGCGGTCTTCGGCTTCCCCAACCCGATGCTGGGACTGGTCGCGTTCGGGGCCGTGGTGTGCGCGGGGGCGGGCCTGCTGGCCGGCGCGCGCTACCGCACCTGGTTCTGGCTGGGATTGAACGCCGGCTGCGCGTTCGGCGTCGGCTTCTGCACCTGGCTGATGGTCCAGTCCCTGTACGAGATCAACGCGCTGTGCCTGTGGTGCTGCCTGACCTGGGTCGCGACGCTGCTGATGTTCTGGGCGGTGACCGCGCACACCGTCCGCACCGGCGCGCTGCCCGCCCCCGGCCCCGTCCGCGGCTTCTTCGCCGAGTTCGCCTGGGCGCCCCCGGCCCTGCACATCGGGATCATCGGCATGCTCGTCCTGACCCGGTGGTGGGACTTCTGGACGGGCTGA
- a CDS encoding DUF6227 family protein yields MSDPYETTEAHLERLLGRALNSYDLPDRLVERLGSALAHSSSLHTTAHSPAAGRWREIHRHTYLLPDGTSASLWELVHRHEHDRELRHEVFASREETRLAAARLFGEAAAQPVFDPALEGVFAAVEEEGDAEAAALGALFGPPTADQRHREYAVDQSADHARRVLRRAENPDRPGPEAAELLRSAYAHRITQAFGTRQCLADGRDAGFRLYEHAFLLLDGSEVSLWEVEHTATPDGRHMCEVYATEAAARGAMEVRAHG; encoded by the coding sequence TTGAGCGATCCGTACGAGACAACCGAGGCGCACCTCGAGCGACTCCTGGGCCGCGCCCTCAACTCCTATGACCTGCCCGACCGGTTGGTCGAGCGCCTCGGGTCGGCGCTCGCCCACAGTTCTTCGCTCCACACCACCGCCCACAGTCCTGCGGCGGGGCGGTGGCGGGAGATCCACAGGCACACCTACCTGCTGCCCGACGGTACGTCGGCCTCGCTGTGGGAACTGGTCCACCGGCACGAGCACGACCGGGAGCTGCGGCACGAGGTGTTCGCCAGCCGGGAGGAGACCAGGCTCGCCGCGGCGCGGCTGTTCGGCGAGGCCGCCGCGCAACCGGTGTTCGACCCGGCGCTGGAGGGCGTGTTCGCCGCGGTGGAGGAGGAGGGCGACGCGGAGGCGGCGGCCCTCGGCGCTCTGTTCGGCCCGCCGACGGCGGATCAGCGGCACCGGGAGTACGCGGTGGACCAGTCCGCCGACCATGCACGGCGGGTGCTGCGGCGGGCCGAGAACCCGGACCGGCCCGGGCCCGAGGCGGCGGAGCTGCTGCGCTCTGCGTACGCCCACCGGATCACGCAGGCGTTCGGCACCCGGCAGTGCCTCGCTGACGGCCGGGACGCCGGCTTCCGGCTGTACGAGCACGCGTTCCTGCTGCTCGACGGGAGCGAGGTCAGCCTGTGGGAGGTCGAGCACACGGCGACGCCGGACGGGCGCCACATGTGCGAGGTGTACGCGACGGAGGCGGCCGCCCGCGGGGCGATGGAGGTCCGCGCCCACGGCTGA